ATAATACACTGCTTTGAATATAGTTTGTGTTCTTTTCTTAAAAGGCATAATCAGAATGGCCACAAGGAACGACAGCAAAATATTAAATGGAACGGTTAACAGCGTATAGACTAAGGTATTCTTCAATGCTTTCCAGAACAGCTCATCTGAAAAGGAATTGACGAAGTTCTCCAGGCCGACATAAGTGGACCCTAACGGACGATATTCCTGCAGGCTGATTATAAAGGCATTGATTACCGGATAGGCAGTAAATAAAGAAAACGCGATAAGTGCTACTGCGATAAACGCGTATCCCCAGCCAGAGTCACTTTCGAGCTTCAGCTTCTTTCTTTTGGTCAACATTTGATTCATTGGGCCGCACCTCTCTTCTTCAAAAAAATACCTTCTGCTTGCTTACATTCAGAAGGAAAGCTGTACGTCTAAGCTTCGTACAGCTTTCACTTTACAGGCCAGTCTATATGGCAATCTAGTCCGCGACCACACCATCTTCACCGAAGGATTTGACGGCAGCTGCTTTAACTGCATCATACATCTCTTGCGGGGTAATCTCATCGGCAAGCAAGGCCTGCAGTTTAGGAATGATCACTTCTGTTTCAATTTTGAGCGCTTCAGCAGCCTGCTCCGTAGGAATATCTGTACGGGCCGGGAGCGCTTTGGCCATCATAGCTTGACCTGCAGCAACGTTGTCTTCGTTACGCGGGAACTTTTCAAGCACTTCTGCCTTACGTGCAGACTCGGTAATTGGTGTTAAGAACAGCTCATTACTGTAGTTGGCAGCAATCGAACCGGAGGACAGGAAGTTCATCGCCAGGGCAATATTTTTGATATGCTCTTCTGAAGGCTCTTTTTTACCGCGGAGTGCGATATAACCATCCACTATGGAAGTAGGGATATAATCGGCACCGTTGAAGGTTGGTACCGGAAGTGAAATGTAATCCACTTCGATAGAATCCGCAACAGCTGATCCATCGTTCGCTTTAATTTTCTCATTGTTCAGACGGGCGGAGTTTTCAAATGCCGACAAGCCTTTACCGGTGATCATCGTTTGGCCGGTCAGGAACATATTCCAGCGTTTGCCGGCATCGATGGAGCTTAGCTCTTTAGGCATAGAACCATCGTCGATCATTTCACGGATCGCTGTCAGCAGGCCCAGGAATTTTTTGCTTGTATACGTGTATTTGAGGTCATTGTCGAAGTAATCCGGCAGACCTGCCGTTTTAGCAAGAATCGCCAGGTAATCTTTAGAGGTTACACCGGATGTCGCGAATACGAAACCGTAACGGCTGGTTTCACCTTTATCATTTTTTACTACGCCTTTTGCAATAGCTTTCCGGAACTCATCATAGGTCCAGCCGTTTTGCTGAACACTCTTCCAGTCAATTCCGGCTTCTTCAAGGAATTGTTTATTACCGCCGATCGTGTGGATTTCCATATACGCCGGCAGGCCGTACTGGGCGTCACCCAATTGAAAGTATTTCATTGGAACTTCGTCATAATCCGCTTTAATTTCGTCAGATAGGACTGGGTTCAGATCGATTAGTACATCTAGTGCTGCATATTTCGAAAGTCCGGATGCACCGATCCAGGCAATATCCGGAGGGGAGCCTGCATTGACTTGTGTATCCAGCTTTTGTGTCATATCTTCCCAGCTGGCCGGTTCGATTTTCAGCGTCAAATTAGGATGCAGTGCATTAAATTCTTTTTCCATATCAGCAAAACGGGCCTGGTAATTAGCCGATACCGGAGGTAATAATGCGGTGATCGTATCTTTTCCCGCACCGCTGCTGCCTGTGTTTCCGGAGTTTGAAGAATCCGCAGTGTTATTTGCTTTCCCTCCACAGGCGGATAACAGCGACATCATCATGATTGCGGACAAAAGTAGCTTTGAACCGTTTCTTTTTTTCATCGATAGCAGCCTCCTTAGTTTTCAAAAGCATCCATCCGGTGATTCCATTTCCTGCGCCTTAATTCAATGATAGGATCGCTTGTTTCAGGCGTCCTCCATTGGCTTCAAGCGCTGCTTCTGCCGCCTTTGCGTCTAACCCCGTTTTAATCATCATGATGGCCAGCTTACAATTCATTCCTGCCTTTTCAAGCGTCTCTGAGGCGGCTTGGGTGTCTACACCCGTCGTATTCATAATAATGCGGAGGGAGCGGTCTACCAGCTTGAAATTGCTGGCTTTTAAATCAACCATTAAGTTGTTATACGTTTTACCTAACTTGACCATAGTACATGTGGTCAGCATATTAAGCACCAGCTTTTGAGCCGTTCCCGCCTTTAACCGGGTCGAGCCGCTAATGACCTCCGGTCCTACAACAGGTGAAATACAAATATCTGCAATGGGTTCAAACTTGGAGTCCTTGTTGTTGCACACCCCGATGGTAGCTGCCCCAAGCTCCTTCGCCTTCGCCAAAGCTGCAATCACAAATTTGGCACTCCCGCTTGCCGAAATGCCTATAACTACATCCTGGTCTGTCACCCCGATGCTTTCGGCTAATGCGGTCCCTTCCTCCTCATCGTCTTCACAGCCTTCAACCGCACTCCGTAAAGCAATATCACCCCCAGCGATATATCCTTGTACCATGGAAGGATCTGTACCAAAGGTAGGAGGACATTCGGAAGCGTCCAAAACACCCAATCTTCCGGATGTGCCGGCTCCTATGTAAAACATTCTCCCGCCAGCAGACAGCCTGTGGTGCAGAATATCTACCGCCCTTGCAATCTGCGGGATTTCGTTGGCGACGGCTGCGGAGACCAGAGCATCCTGCTGATTCATTAACTGGACCATTTGTTCAGTCGTACATTCATCAATCATCAGGGTGTCCGGATTTACGGCCTCTGTGGTTAATCCCGCAAGGTAGTCATTCATAGTCATCCTCCTTCTGGTTAAATATAAATTACAAATATCTAACAACTTGTGTTAGAATACCATACATTTATTAATTTTATACTAATGTATATCCCAAAAATCGTCAATAGATTTTGAAATAAAATTTTATTTATGAGTATTATTCCGATTTTTTATTTCATTGTCTTGCATAATCAGTTATATCACATTTATAAAGCGCTTACAATATACAATTTCCACTTTTGTCAAACGTTATTATCACTCCTTCTGCCGTATTCTTGAAAAACGAATCATCAGATTCGTCAAAACCAATCATTTGATGATGCAGATAATCTGACATGGCTAAGGGAATTAAAAAAGCATTGACCGATGATCGATCAATGCTTCCTCCAAATCCATTCACTTGTCAGAACTTAATATCTGAGTTTTTTCTTCAAAATATTATGCGTATTGGTCAAAGAGGTTTTTACCTGCTCGTATTCTGCACTGGCAACCCCGGCAAACAGGATGTCGATGATCGTCAGCATTGCAATACGCGAGCCCATGGCGCCGCTGCGGATCGTTATTTCAGGGGTAGATATGCTAAGAACAATATCCGCCCGCACTGCAAGCTCACTTTTGTTGTACCGGGTAACCGCAATACAAGTCGCTTTATTCTTCTGGGCAATGATCAGGGCATCGATAATGTCACTGGTTGCACCAGAGTTCGAAACAAAAATGGCCACATCATCTTTGCCGAGTAAGGTTGCTGCAGTAAGCTGGCTATGGCCATCCGTATAAGCATGACACATCTTGTTAATGCGCGAGAATTTCTGTTCCCCGTCCATACACACGATTCCTGATGCCCCTATGCCAAAGAAAACAATTCTTTTGCTATGGCACAGCACTTCTACTGCTCTTGCAATCTCTTTCCGGTCAACCACACTAAGTGTGTCCTCAATGGATTTCATGTTATTAAGTGAAATATTTGAAATAATGGTCGAGAGCTCGTCACCCGGCTGAATATCTGTATATTGGGCCTTTGCATCCTCATCACGGGAACCCAAAGAAGCCGATATACTCACAATAAAATTGCGGTATCCGCTGTAGCCCATTGTTTTACAGAACCGCAGGACTGAGGCATCACTTGTTTTACTCGATTGGGCCAATTCCTTAATGGATAAATGGGGAATCTCTTCTTTGTTCTCCAGAATATAATCCCCGACCAGCCGTTCAACCGGAGTAAAGCTGTCCCGCATTTCACGAATCTTGATTAATATATTGTCATTTAAATTCATAATCTACCTACTCAAGATTTATTGAATATCATAGATATTATCATAAACAATACAGGTGGCCCATTTCAATAGCAAAACCATATTGGCACACTTAATTCCTATTATCAATCAGAACTAACCAATCAAACAAAAAGCTCCTGAACCGTCAAAAAGACGGATTCAAGAGCTGATTCATTCTTAAGGTAATGCGGTCAAGAGGACTCGAACCTCCACGATATTGCTACCACTGGCACCTGAAGCCAGCGCGTCTGCCAATTCCGCCATGACCGCATATTCAGTTGACTTGCTTGCGCAGTCACAAGATAGATCTTACCATGCCGGAATTATGAAGTCAAGTTTATTTTAATGTAAATTTCGTTCCATAAATTGCAAGTAAAATATTGCTTTTATTTGCGGATCCGGTGTATAATGAGAACAAAGGTTCGCATACTATAAATGAGGTGATTTATAATGGCGATTACCAAGAGACACCCCCTAAATACACCAACAATCCCTGAGAATATAACCAAAGATGAATTGTCCCTGGTCAGAAGCTATCTGCTGCTAACGTTTATTCATAAAGTATTTGAACGGGACTGCCGTGCCATCGGCAAGAGCGGTCTGTTCAAGACTCCCCAGCTCTACATGGAGCTGGTATCCAGCGCTACCAAGAAGACATCCCTGATGCTGCAGGAGGTTACCCGCGAGCTGACCGTGAGTCAGCTCAAGATCAGCACTGTGCGCCAGGATCAGCGCGGAGTTACCGCCGAGTATAACTGCCGGGGCTATGTTGGCGAGATCCATATTCTATGGCCCGGCTTCCGTAATGAAATGATGCAGCGTATGCGCGCCTACCTCGGACTGGGTGCCGAGCTTGCCTCTGTCCTTCCCCGGGAAGAACAAGTCGAACAGTTGGCCATGTCCATCTAAGCCGCACCTTGTAATGGATTGTACTGCTGACATAAGAGCCTCGTCCTATTCTGGACGAGGCTCTTGGTGCGGGTGCAGATCAATATATGATACGTTGACGGGGAGTGGTTTGATTAGACTTTGTCGTCTGGAGTACAGGTACAGGTAGCTCCACGCGAGCAATTGTAATCGGTTTTTCGATTACATTTGGAGCAGGTGCCTCCACGCGAGCCATTGTAATCGGTTTTTCGATTACATTTGGAGCAGGTACCTCCGCGCGAGCAATTGTAATCGGTTTTTCGATTACATTTGGAGCAGGCACCTCCGCGCGAGCAATTGTAATCGGTTTTTCGATTACATTTGGTCCAGCTACCTCCACACGACCCATTGTAATCGGTTTTTCGATTACATTTGGTCCAGCTACCTTCGCGCGAGCCATTGTAATCGGTTTTTCGATTACATTTGACCCAAGTGGCACCCCGGCCCTTTCCTGCCGTTAACCGGCACAATGCTTTTCCTTACTTCACAACCTTCTCGAGCTGCTTCGATCCTGCCTCCGGGAACAGCTTCGCCGTATGCTCCATGATTCGCTCCCTGGAAG
The sequence above is a segment of the Paenibacillus sp. FSL R7-0204 genome. Coding sequences within it:
- a CDS encoding ABC transporter substrate-binding protein, which codes for MKKRNGSKLLLSAIMMMSLLSACGGKANNTADSSNSGNTGSSGAGKDTITALLPPVSANYQARFADMEKEFNALHPNLTLKIEPASWEDMTQKLDTQVNAGSPPDIAWIGASGLSKYAALDVLIDLNPVLSDEIKADYDEVPMKYFQLGDAQYGLPAYMEIHTIGGNKQFLEEAGIDWKSVQQNGWTYDEFRKAIAKGVVKNDKGETSRYGFVFATSGVTSKDYLAILAKTAGLPDYFDNDLKYTYTSKKFLGLLTAIREMIDDGSMPKELSSIDAGKRWNMFLTGQTMITGKGLSAFENSARLNNEKIKANDGSAVADSIEVDYISLPVPTFNGADYIPTSIVDGYIALRGKKEPSEEHIKNIALAMNFLSSGSIAANYSNELFLTPITESARKAEVLEKFPRNEDNVAAGQAMMAKALPARTDIPTEQAAEALKIETEVIIPKLQALLADEITPQEMYDAVKAAAVKSFGEDGVVAD
- the murQ gene encoding N-acetylmuramic acid 6-phosphate etherase, whose protein sequence is MNDYLAGLTTEAVNPDTLMIDECTTEQMVQLMNQQDALVSAAVANEIPQIARAVDILHHRLSAGGRMFYIGAGTSGRLGVLDASECPPTFGTDPSMVQGYIAGGDIALRSAVEGCEDDEEEGTALAESIGVTDQDVVIGISASGSAKFVIAALAKAKELGAATIGVCNNKDSKFEPIADICISPVVGPEVISGSTRLKAGTAQKLVLNMLTTCTMVKLGKTYNNLMVDLKASNFKLVDRSLRIIMNTTGVDTQAASETLEKAGMNCKLAIMMIKTGLDAKAAEAALEANGGRLKQAILSLN
- a CDS encoding MurR/RpiR family transcriptional regulator, translated to MNLNDNILIKIREMRDSFTPVERLVGDYILENKEEIPHLSIKELAQSSKTSDASVLRFCKTMGYSGYRNFIVSISASLGSRDEDAKAQYTDIQPGDELSTIISNISLNNMKSIEDTLSVVDRKEIARAVEVLCHSKRIVFFGIGASGIVCMDGEQKFSRINKMCHAYTDGHSQLTAATLLGKDDVAIFVSNSGATSDIIDALIIAQKNKATCIAVTRYNKSELAVRADIVLSISTPEITIRSGAMGSRIAMLTIIDILFAGVASAEYEQVKTSLTNTHNILKKKLRY